The Polypterus senegalus isolate Bchr_013 chromosome 9, ASM1683550v1, whole genome shotgun sequence genome includes a window with the following:
- the mafa gene encoding transcription factor Maf, which yields MASELAMSNSDLPTSPLAMEYVNDFDLMKFEVKKEPVEPDRSISQCSRLIAGGSLSSTPMSTPCSSVPPSPSFSAPSPGSGSDQKAHLEDFYWMTGYQQQLNPEALGFSPEDAVEALINSSHQLQSFDGYARGQQFAGGAGSGGTMAGEEMGSAAAVVSAVIAAAAAQSAAPHHHHHHHHTGGHHQASGAPSTGNSGANHQHHSMHLDDRFSDEQLVTMSVRELNRQLRGVSKEEVIRLKQKRRTLKNRGYAQSCRYKRVQQRHVLEGEKNQLMQQVEHLKQEISRLVRERDAYKEKYEKLISNGFRENGSSSDNPSSPEFFMSSRKFLHL from the coding sequence ATGGCATCAGAACTGGCAATGAGCAACTCCGACCTGCCCACTAGTCCCCTGGCCATGGAATATGTTAATGACTTCGATCTGATGAAGTTTGAAGTGAAAAAGGAGCCGGTGGAGCCCGATCGCAGCATCAGCCAGTGCAGCCGCCTGATCGCCGGGGGATCCCTGTCTTCCACCCCGATGAGCACGCCTTGCAGCTCCGTACCCCCTTCCCCAAGCTTCTCGGCGCCCAGCCCGGGCTCTGGGAGCGACCAGAAGGCGCACTTGGAGGATTTCTACTGGATGACCGGCTACCAACAGCAGTTGAACCCGGAGGCTTTGGGCTTTAGCCCTGAAGACGCAGTAGAGGCTCTGATCAACAGCAGTCACCAGCTTCAGAGCTTCGACGGCTATGCTAGAGGGCAGCAGTTTGCCGGAGGAGCCGGATCGGGAGGCACCATGGCCGGGGAAGAGATGGGATCCGCCGCCGCTGTGGTGTCCGCAGTGATCGCGGCGGCTGCAGCTCAGAGCGCGGCTcctcatcaccaccaccaccaccatcacacCGGCGGACACCACCAAGCATCCGGGGCGCCTTCCACCGGCAACTCAGGGGCGAACCACCAGCACCACAGCATGCATTTGGACGACCGGTTTTCGGACGAGCAGCTGGTTACCATGTCGGTAAGAGAGCTGAACCGGCAGCTGCGGGGGGTCAGCAAAGAAGAAGTGATCCGGCTGAAACAAAAGAGGAGAACCCTTAAAAACAGAGGCTATGCCCAGTCGTGTCGTTACAAGAGGGTCCAGCAGAGGCACGTCCTGGAAGGCGAGAAGAATCAACTCATGCAGCAAGTTGAGCACCTCAAGCAAGAGATCTCCAGGCTGGTCCGGGAGAGGGATGCCTACAAGGAAAAATACGAGAAGCTCATCAGCAATGGCTTCAGAGAAAACGGCTCCAGCAGCGACAACCCttcttctccagagtttttcAT